tagaaaaaagatacaGCATCATACGAACCCTATTGGATAGACAAAATGCCATCATTTTTAATGATCTTACCCAATCAATAAAGAGATGTCCAGATGCTTTTGGATTTATAAATCAGTTGAGAAGTGGCAAATCCACATTAAGGACATGGTCCAAAGTTGCAGGTTTTTTAGAAAAGGGTATTGCTATATTCAAACTGGTATCATCTTTGAAGTTGAGTTCTGATGAAGGAAATATTTTACACgatatcaaaaataagGTTGATCTATCAGCATTGAAAGAATGCCTGAGAAAAGTAGAAACAGTCATAGATTTTGATACATCGAAAGACACCAAAACTCTCACAATAAATACGGGAGTTGACAAGAGATTAGATGAATGTAGAAATATTTACAAtcatttggaaaaaattctgTTGGAAGTAGCAAGAGAAACACAAGGGTTCTTACTCAATGTTTTGCATCAAACAAATCGTAGGATAACAAAGAATTTAGAAAAGTTAGTTAATGCCATCTACATTCCCCAGCTGGGATACTTAGTGACAGTTAGTACCTTGTTGGAACCTTTCCTCGTTAATACTCCAGATCTTGAGTGGGAAGAAATTTTCAGGAGCTCTGATAATATTTATTTCAAGAATGAGAAAGTTCTTGAATTAGATGAAACATACGGTGATATTTATGGAGCAATCTCCGATTACGAAATTGAAGTCTTATTTTCCTTGCAGGAGCAAATTTTGAGAATGAAGAACCAATTAACTGCATACAATATACTACTCAGTGAACTAGAAATTTTAGTATCATTTGCCCAAGTTTCTgcagaaagaaattacgTAGAGCCTCAATTAGTAGAAAATGACTGTATCTTGGATATTGTTAACGGGAGACATGCGTTGTATGAAACGTTCCTCAGTAATTATATTCCGAATAGCACGATAATTGATGGCGGTTTGTTTTCGGAATTAAGTTGGCGAAAACACAACAAGGAAAGAATCATCATAGTGACTGGCGCTAATTCATCTGGGAAGTCTGTATATCTCACTCAGAACGGGTTAATCGTGTACTTGGCTCAAATTGGTTGTTTCGTTCCTGCGGAAAGAGCAAAAATTGGAATAGTAGATAAAATATTGACCAGAATTAGAACCCAAGAGACTCTGTATAAGACTCAAAGTTCGTTTCTTCTAGATTCTCAACAAATGGCTAAATCATTGAGTTTGGCTACTGAGAGAAGTCTCATTTTAGTTGACGAGTACGGTAAAGGTACTGATATTTTAGATGGCCCTTCACTATTTGGTTCGATAATGGTTAATATGGCAATGAGCGAGAGGTGCCCACGTATAATTGCATGCACACACTTCCATGAACtttttaatgaaaatgTGATCACGGAACATATACAAGGTATCAAACACTACTGTACTGACATACTTATAAGCCAGAACTATAATCATATAGACCCGGTACAAAATAAGGAAGATCACGAAAGTGAGGGGATTACTTTcctcttcaaaatcaagaaagGAATTTCAAAGCAATCATTTGGTATCTACTGTGCAAAAGTATGTGGGCTGAACAAAAGTATTGTACGAAGGGCTGAAGAGCTTTCTAACTTGATCAACAGAGGTGATGATGTGGTCCAGCACTGCGGAAAACTGACCGAAAAGGAGATGCAAGAATTCCAAAAGAATCAGGAAATAGTGAAGAAGTTTTTATCTTGGGATTTGGATCTCGAGACTTCGACGACTTCTGAGAACCTCagattgaaattgaaaaatcttcttcGTTGATATCGACAAATCATAAGCGCAAGTAAAATTTTGTTAATCAATGTCAAACGACtgctttctttcttatcGAGATACACTGTATTGTGCAAAATTTTGACTCCCCAAATTATGTCTTGaatactatatatataaatatatatatatatgtttttttccatcaatttttgaatttaacAGATCTTGTCAAACCCTTCTTAATACCTGTCTTTTCACCTTCATAGACACCTGATTGACCACCTGAATAAACTGCACGAACAGATTTGAGTTTCTTTTGCGCTTTTTGGtacttctttctcttcttaaCACGAGAGTTTCTGTTATCTTTGTTTCTCCTAGGCGTTAGGCCTTTGTTCTTTAAAATCTGGTAGTTAATAGCACGCTTTCCATCACCTACAGCATTTTCAGCCAATTCAGCCAGTTTACCTTCCCTTGCAGCAATTATAGCATTCTTATGAGCCTCTTTACGAAATGTTTTCTTGACTTGCTTACCTCTCTGAACCTGCTGATAATAATCGTTCTCACCCTGGGTGTTAATACTTCTAGAAACCGCCTCATCTTCTAGACTGTATGCCTTATCATCAAGATCAGCCCCATTATTGTCATGCATACCTCTTTTACGAGCTTCATCCAACAGGCGTTGCTGCCTCTCAAACAAACGTTCCTTGTAAGGTATATCGTCATCACCTTTGAATCTATCTGTCTTTTTACTCTCTTGTTGATCAATTTTCGAAGTATAGAAACGCAAAGTTTTTCTACGAGCCTTTTTATCTTGTGCGTCAACATCAGCAATTTCAGATTCAACGAAGTCATCTGTTTCAGGTTTGGACAATGTTTTTGGCTTGGAACTCACACGCGATTGAGCTAcgtattcttcaaaatcatcaatatctacgtcatcatcttcatcgctTTCcccttcttcatcttcactttccttttgttcttcttcattatcttcagAACCTGAAtttccattattttttaacgACTTCAGTTTCTCTTCATTgaaatcatcaatgttaggaatttcttcactttcaGAACCACTTTCCTCAATTATATCTATGTTGGATGGTAGTTCACTTGCTTGCCtccaaatttcttttgttgttaGGACCTTTTCCATGATTGGGTGGCCCCTCATGGAAGTAAAGTCTTCATTATTACGGAGTTCATGCAACATGACACTATAGTAACATGATATTGTACCTAGATAACTTCCAAGTGCAATTGTCTTTAATTTATTGCATTCATTGTCATCGGAATTCTTTAATTCGTCAAATTTGGGAGCTAGTTCGGtgtattcttttgaaagtggAGCGAATTCAGGAAACATTGTTTTTAAATAATTATCTCTTGCCTCCTCATCCATATTTAAAATATCCCTTACAGAAACCTTGGTTTCTGGCTGCTTAGTCGAGCTCTTGAACTTACCTacatcaaattctttggCATTTTTGACCcactcttcttcttcttcctcatctAAATAGTCGTTCATATTAAGTTCTTCTAAGTGCTTCTTTTGTTGTCGTAAAgcttccttttctatttccTTAGcagcttcttcatcatccaaATCATCAGCTCCGTAGTATTCTCCCTTTGTGGAGCCCCAAGCATTTTCGTTGTTCAACATAccactttcttcatcttcttcaggaaGCTGATCTGCTTCTAGGTTTCTaccaaatattttcttataGGCTGCAGCACCGTCAAgttctccttcttcttccacaTCTTCACCTTCATCTATAGACTCATCGTCGTCATCCATGGCCAGGACTTCCTCCTcgttttcatcttctaacagATAGTCGTCATCATCCTTGGCCCTACCGGAAAGAGTGGACTGTCCAAGTAAAACTTTTTCCCTTTTAGAAGCAAAATCATCAACTTCGTTCAAGCCATATGGGTTGACCTCATCTGTAACATTGGAGGTGTTAGCTCTGTTTGATCTTTTGATAGCCATATTACTTTATGTGTTGTACCATAAATATGTCTTCTCTGTCTCCAAAACTGCTTATGCAAAGTCCCAATAGGATGAGGTGTGATGAGATGAGCTTTGccattgattttttttttcactacaGAAGCGcagtttgaaaatttttcattcacACTGCGATGTGCAATTTTCCGATCACACAGAAGTTAAACCCAGTTTACTGTAGTATTTCAAAGATCAATTCGAGAAGAGAATAGCCGGGAAGATACTAAGCAAGAACTATAGATAGTAAGGTTTTAAGATATATTCGAgatatttctctttataAAGCGAAATATCATCCATTAAATATGAGCAGTAATAAGGGAAATGGGCGCTTGCCATCGTTAAAAGATTCTTCCTCTAACGGAGGATCAGCCAAGCCTTCATTGAAGTTCAGGCCAAAAGCAGTTGCAAGAAAATCCAAGGAAGAAAGAGAGGCAGCCGCGTCTAAAGTGAAGCTGGAGGAAGGTATCAAGAGAGGTAGtgacaagaaaaattttaataataacaagaataaaagaGTAACCGGCCCGGGTGGACAGCAAAGGCGAATGCCCAAATATTTAAATAACACACATGTTATTTCTAGCGGTCCCTTAGCTGCAGGGAATTTCGTAAGCGAGAAGGGTGATATGAGAAGAGGATTCATCAAATCAGAAGGAAGCGGATCAACATTAGTGCAGAAGGGTTTGGAAACTATTGACAATGGTGCCGAAAGCTCTGAAAATGAGGCAGAAAATGAAGGCAATGAAGGCGTAACGTCCAAATCCAAGAAGAAGTTCAATATGGGAAGAGAATTCGAGGCTCAGAATCTCATAGAGGACGTAGACGATAATGAAAGTGAGAAAAGCAGTGACGTGGATatggatgaagaagaatggAGATCTAAACGTATCGAGCAATTATTTCCTGTGAGGCCCGTCCGTGTAAGACATGAAGACGTTGAAACTgttaaaagagaaatacaAGAAGCTCTTTCTGAGAAGCCAACCCGTGAACCCACTCCGAATGTAAAGACAGAGCCTGTTGGAACTGAATTACAATCCTTCttagaagaaagagaaaggcACGTCAATGAGAAATTTGAAGATCTGGGACTACAGAACGAACTTCAATCAgctgatgaaaaagaggTTGCGGCGGAGCTAGAGCTATTGAATGCAGATCATCAGCATATACTGCGGAAGCTAAAGAAGATGGACAATAAACCCGAGAGATTCATGATATTTCAATTACCCACTAGACTGCCAGCTTTTGAAAGACCTGTTGTGAAAGAAGAGGGAGACGAAGTAGAAGTACAAACTAGCGACTCTGctaagaagaagaatagtGTCAATAAGAAAGACACGAAGGGCTTTTTATCTGCCGAAGAGCTGGCCGGTACTATCGGGTCTATAAGGGTTCACAAGTCTGGGAAACTCTCTGTAAAAATTGGAAATGTGGCGATGGATATTGGTAAAGGTGCCGAAACCACATTCTTGCAAGATGTCATAGCATTGAGCATCGCTGATGAATCATCATCAGCTGAACTCCTAGGCCGTGTGGACGGTAAAATAGTAGTCACACCTAAAATTTGATCGCACTCGCATTTGTCGGGTatataaatgaatataCACAGTCATACGTAGTTCTAACACTAGTTACATTAATTAAAAAGCGCCCGTAATAAAAGGTGTTGGTTATACTATTACCGTCCTTTCCTTCTGCATTTTCTAATATTCTCTTGGACCTGTTATATAATGTACTTCTTGTTACCCAGTTCCGGAGCTTTAGGGGAGCCACACttaaaacaaaaaggaAGCGCCATAACTACAATGAAACAATGAGTAACCTTGCTTTATAAGGAAGTGTTTAAGAGTTCTTGGAGGTGCCgaaaacaaggaaaatATTGGGTTATGGAGAAGGATGAATACCAGCTACCCAACTCTCATGGGAAGAATACTTTTCTATCGCGAATATTTGGTTTGCAATCTGATGAAGTTAACCCTTCTCTTAACAATCAGGAGATGAGTAATTTTCCTTTACCTGACATAGAGAGAGGTTCATCTTTGTTGCCTTCTTCTAAAGTAAGCCATGAGGTTGGAGACGAGAATGATTTACGTGTTCCTGAGTCAGACCAAGGCACGAGcacagaagaagaggatgaagaagaggaagaacaGATCCAAGCGTATGCGCCACAGATTGGTAATAGATTATATGGCGGCAATCATTTAAATAAGGTGGCAAGTGATAAGAAAGtatttaaaaatgaaaatagtGGTCTAGAGAGGCCAGTTGAGGGCTCTACTGATGATTCTGTACCCAAGGTCGGGCAGCTTTCgtcagatgaagaagataatgaGTTCATAAATAATGATGGTTTTGAAGACGATACACccctttttcaaaagggAAGTATGCAAGACTCTGTCACGAAAAAGAGCAACATTGTAGAAAACGGTCAACGacctttatttttcaggCATATCTTACAGAATAACCATCCTCAACGTAATACTCAAAAGTTATTTACCTCATCGAAGGCCACTCGATACGATAAGGATAAGAATGCGGATAATTCTTCTCGGAATACCAACTGGAGTAGAAAACATGGCACCAAGTATTTCGGCCGTGGATCACAATCTCGATTTAATGGCTCGTCGTCGAATTACACAAATCGGTTCACCAACTTATTTCTACTAAGAAAACCGAATTTGTTAAACAATATTTCTGTTTTGAATAGCACCCCTGAAGATAGAATAAACACTTTAAGTGTCAAAGAACGGGCTCTTTGGAAGTGGGCAAATGTAGAAAACCTTGACATGTTCCTACAAGATGTTTACAATTATTATTTAGGAAATGGGTTTTATTGCATAATTCTAGAAAAAATACTGAATATCAGTactttactttttgttgTCTTCATTTCAACGTACATGGGTTATTGCGTTGATTACTCGAAATTGCCGAGTAGTCATCAGGTTTCAGATATTATTATCGATAAGTGTTattctaataatataaCAGGATTCacaaagatttttctctggttgttttatttctttgttatACTCAAAATTGTTCAGCTTTACTTTGATGTTAAAAAATTATCGGAATTGCAAAACTTCTATACGTACTTGTTAAACATAGCAGATGATGAGCTTCAAACTTTGCCGTGGCAAAACGTAATACAACAATTGATGTATTTGAAGGATCAAAACGCAATGACGGCAAATGTGGTTGAGGTTAAAGCCAAGAATCGAATTGATGCACATGATGTCGCAAATAGGATTAtgagaagagaaaattaTCTCATAGCACTTTACAACAGTGATATTTTGGATTTGTCCTTACCTATACCATTACTTAGAACCAATGTATTGACAAAAACATTAGAATGGAATATAAATTTATGTGTCATGGGTTTTATGTTCAATGAATCCGGTTTTATTAGGCAAAGTGTTCTAAAACCTTCCCAAAGGGAGTTTACACGAGAAGAGTTGCAAAAAAGGTTCATGTTAGCAGGATTTCTTAACATTATACTTGCCCCATTTTTGGTCActtattttgttttgctttatttttttagataTTTTAATGAATATAAGACGTCGCCAGGATCTATTGGGGCACGCCAATACACTCCAATTGCAGAATGGAAATTCCGTGAGTATAACGAACTTTATCACATTTTTAAGAAGAGAATCAGTTTGAGCACAACATTGGCTAACAAATACGTCGACCAATTTCCAAAGGAAAAGACTAATctgtttttgaagtttatttcttttataagTGGATCGTTCGTGGCAATTCTAGCTTTTCTTACTGTTTTTGATCCagaaaactttttgaacttCGAAATCACCTCAGATAGATctgtcattttttatattactATTTTGGGTGCTATATGGTCTGTAAGTAGAAATACAATAGCACAAGAGTACCACGTTTTTGACCCCGAAGAGACTCTTAAAGAGCTGTATGAATATACACACTACTTACCAAAAGAGTGGGAAGGAAGATACCATAAGGAGGAGATTAAATTAGAGTTCTGTAAATTGTACAACTTACGGATAGTAATACTTTTGCGGGAACTCACTAGCTTAATGTTGACGCCGTTTGTTCTTTGGTTTTCACTGCCTTCTTCAGCTGGCAGAATTGTTGATTTCTTCAGAGAAAATTCTGAGTATGTGGATGGGTTGGGATATGTCTGCAAGTATGCCATGTTTAACGTGAAGGATATAGAAAGCAACGATACTGACAGCATTGGAGAAGATGGTTTAACAAGAAAGACGGCTGCGAACGAAAGACATACATTCAACAGTAGACGAAGGAGAAAATTTACTAGCGAAGACCATAGCAATAACGATATGGCAAACAATAAAATGTTACAATCATACGTTTATTTCATGGATGATTATTCTAACACAGATAATTTGACAGGTAAATATCAGTTACCTGTAAAGCGAGGTTATCAAAATAACGAAGGCGACCCATTTCTGAATAATAAGTACTCCTGGAGAAAGCAATTCCAACCAGGTCAGAAGCCAGAGTTATTTAGAATAGGCGAGCATGCACTGGGTCCCAATCACAACATAACACCTGCTGTATACTCTACAAACAAAACCgcaaaaaaatggaataacaatagtaataatactaatagtaataataataataataataataataataataataataataatggcaAGAACATAGGTGATGAGACTAATGAAGCTGCTACtaataaagataataatgatagtaataataataataatggcaATAAAGATTCCGAATACGAGATCACAGAATCTTTTTTAGATTCGGGTGCTTTCTCTCATTATGATGGAATAAATCACAACAGTATATTAAATTCGGATTATAACAGTAATGGTATACTCAATAAAGGTGGTGTACTGGGACTtgttaaagaatattaCAAAAAGTCAGATGTTGGAAGATAATACACATTGAGCAGTGTATGCTACGTGATAactatatatacatatatatatatatatatatatataaccATTTtaattccttttctttttgccCTATTTAAATGCATATATaattcgattttttttctaatcATGTATTACAAatagaagataatgattTCCTTAAATTAGAGAAATATGGttctcaaaaataatacagTAATGTTTaggcaaagaaaaaggtgaTCAATGCATTTATTtgactatttttttcctccacgtagttttctttccctttcatatttgtttttctcgGCACCTTCTTCTGTATTAATAGTGTTAACGATATGAGCCATTTTCGCATGGTAGTTACTGCTTTctctgttcttttcttcaattctttgtCTAGCTTCAAATTTAGCGTCCTTACGGATTTCTTTCATAGTAAATTTACGTTCCTTCTTTAATTGAGCCTTCATCTTATTGATCTCGCTTCTTGTTCTGTCAGGATCGTACGATTTCTTATCAGGATTgaagttttcttcatatttaGGTGCATGTGTAGGTATAGATATAGGCCTGTGGTTTTGTAAAGTTAATGGGACATGCTCTGTAAACTTCGTtaacttttcaattttgttcagaagattttttggcttttcaaaatgaGGGTATTTTGAAGCATATGTACTTAAAAGTTTTTGGATTGGTAAaataatttctttgaaggCAGGCAAGTCTTTCCATATAGTAGAAATAGTTGTGTCTAATGATTCCATAACATTCAGCAATAGGGAGACTCTTTTCTCTACAGATTGCAGCTCGGTAtccattgttgaaaatgtATGCAATGGGATAGTGATTGATCTCTCTTTGGGAAAGTTA
The Saccharomyces mikatae IFO 1815 strain IFO1815 genome assembly, chromosome: 4 genome window above contains:
- the MSH5 gene encoding MutS family protein MSH5 (similar to Saccharomyces cerevisiae MSH5 (YDL154W); ancestral locus Anc_7.331), with translation MSSEWNSSVSRTNWEVNREVVLQDEGTVLLNNGKAIHEGDNNDEEDNADLFSFDYDEEVVISIDLSAGKFGCSILDYHTKSLRVLNKDYVVNKSTITSHDLIDEVDPSANDISMLTGLLIMEVNPTVCLVPVRLEDWIFEYIKTKCNEIHCRLELLPINCFKKWSPLQSLQLKGHDNLIILNDLLSNSRFTTTVTLGTVACILVNHEQHAQLDEGNDSTVSNNIIRGRQTKSLYEDVIHNIGYIDIKDRMVLDENAMSALNIFPTAHKLGHDKMMKNGFLSIFELFNQVSSDYAKRMLKSWLFNPLTNREQIEKRYSIIRTLLDRQNAIIFNDLTQSIKRCPDAFGFINQLRSGKSTLRTWSKVAGFLEKGIAIFKLVSSLKLSSDEGNILHDIKNKVDLSALKECLRKVETVIDFDTSKDTKTLTINTGVDKRLDECRNIYNHLEKILLEVARETQGFLLNVLHQTNRRITKNLEKLVNAIYIPQLGYLVTVSTLLEPFLVNTPDLEWEEIFRSSDNIYFKNEKVLELDETYGDIYGAISDYEIEVLFSLQEQILRMKNQLTAYNILLSELEILVSFAQVSAERNYVEPQLVENDCILDIVNGRHALYETFLSNYIPNSTIIDGGLFSELSWRKHNKERIIIVTGANSSGKSVYLTQNGLIVYLAQIGCFVPAERAKIGIVDKILTRIRTQETLYKTQSSFLLDSQQMAKSLSLATERSLILVDEYGKGTDILDGPSLFGSIMVNMAMSERCPRIIACTHFHELFNENVITEHIQGIKHYCTDILISQNYNHIDPVQNKEDHESEGITFLFKIKKGISKQSFGIYCAKVCGLNKSIVRRAEELSNLINRGDDVVQHCGKLTEKEMQEFQKNQEIVKKFLSWDLDLETSTTSENLRLKLKNLLR
- the SAS10 gene encoding rRNA-processing protein SAS10 (similar to Saccharomyces cerevisiae SAS10 (YDL153C); ancestral locus Anc_7.330), which gives rise to MAIKRSNRANTSNVTDEVNPYGLNEVDDFASKREKVLLGQSTLSGRAKDDDDYLLEDENEEEVLAMDDDDESIDEGEDVEEEGELDGAAAYKKIFGRNLEADQLPEEDEESGMLNNENAWGSTKGEYYGADDLDDEEAAKEIEKEALRQQKKHLEELNMNDYLDEEEEEEWVKNAKEFDVGKFKSSTKQPETKVSVRDILNMDEEARDNYLKTMFPEFAPLSKEYTELAPKFDELKNSDDNECNKLKTIALGSYLGTISCYYSVMLHELRNNEDFTSMRGHPIMEKVLTTKEIWRQASELPSNIDIIEESGSESEEIPNIDDFNEEKLKSLKNNGNSGSEDNEEEQKESEDEEGESDEDDDVDIDDFEEYVAQSRVSSKPKTLSKPETDDFVESEIADVDAQDKKARRKTLRFYTSKIDQQESKKTDRFKGDDDIPYKERLFERQQRLLDEARKRGMHDNNGADLDDKAYSLEDEAVSRSINTQGENDYYQQVQRGKQVKKTFRKEAHKNAIIAAREGKLAELAENAVGDGKRAINYQILKNKGLTPRRNKDNRNSRVKKRKKYQKAQKKLKSVRAVYSGGQSGVYEGEKTGIKKGLTRSVKFKN
- the RPC53 gene encoding DNA-directed RNA polymerase III subunit C53 (similar to Saccharomyces cerevisiae RPC53 (YDL150W); ancestral locus Anc_7.329), translated to MSSNKGNGRLPSLKDSSSNGGSAKPSLKFRPKAVARKSKEEREAAASKVKLEEGIKRGSDKKNFNNNKNKRVTGPGGQQRRMPKYLNNTHVISSGPLAAGNFVSEKGDMRRGFIKSEGSGSTLVQKGLETIDNGAESSENEAENEGNEGVTSKSKKKFNMGREFEAQNLIEDVDDNESEKSSDVDMDEEEWRSKRIEQLFPVRPVRVRHEDVETVKREIQEALSEKPTREPTPNVKTEPVGTELQSFLEERERHVNEKFEDLGLQNELQSADEKEVAAELELLNADHQHILRKLKKMDNKPERFMIFQLPTRLPAFERPVVKEEGDEVEVQTSDSAKKKNSVNKKDTKGFLSAEELAGTIGSIRVHKSGKLSVKIGNVAMDIGKGAETTFLQDVIALSIADESSSAELLGRVDGKIVVTPKI
- the ATG9 gene encoding autophagy protein ATG9 (similar to Saccharomyces cerevisiae ATG9 (YDL149W); ancestral locus Anc_7.328), producing the protein MEKDEYQLPNSHGKNTFLSRIFGLQSDEVNPSLNNQEMSNFPLPDIERGSSLLPSSKVSHEVGDENDLRVPESDQGTSTEEEDEEEEEQIQAYAPQIGNRLYGGNHLNKVASDKKVFKNENSGLERPVEGSTDDSVPKVGQLSSDEEDNEFINNDGFEDDTPLFQKGSMQDSVTKKSNIVENGQRPLFFRHILQNNHPQRNTQKLFTSSKATRYDKDKNADNSSRNTNWSRKHGTKYFGRGSQSRFNGSSSNYTNRFTNLFLLRKPNLLNNISVLNSTPEDRINTLSVKERALWKWANVENLDMFLQDVYNYYLGNGFYCIILEKILNISTLLFVVFISTYMGYCVDYSKLPSSHQVSDIIIDKCYSNNITGFTKIFLWLFYFFVILKIVQLYFDVKKLSELQNFYTYLLNIADDELQTLPWQNVIQQLMYLKDQNAMTANVVEVKAKNRIDAHDVANRIMRRENYLIALYNSDILDLSLPIPLLRTNVLTKTLEWNINLCVMGFMFNESGFIRQSVLKPSQREFTREELQKRFMLAGFLNIILAPFLVTYFVLLYFFRYFNEYKTSPGSIGARQYTPIAEWKFREYNELYHIFKKRISLSTTLANKYVDQFPKEKTNLFLKFISFISGSFVAILAFLTVFDPENFLNFEITSDRSVIFYITILGAIWSVSRNTIAQEYHVFDPEETLKELYEYTHYLPKEWEGRYHKEEIKLEFCKLYNLRIVILLRELTSLMLTPFVLWFSLPSSAGRIVDFFRENSEYVDGLGYVCKYAMFNVKDIESNDTDSIGEDGLTRKTAANERHTFNSRRRRKFTSEDHSNNDMANNKMLQSYVYFMDDYSNTDNLTGKYQLPVKRGYQNNEGDPFLNNKYSWRKQFQPGQKPELFRIGEHALGPNHNITPAVYSTNKTAKKWNNNSNNTNSNNNNNNNNNNNNNNGKNIGDETNEAATNKDNNDSNNNNNGNKDSEYEITESFLDSGAFSHYDGINHNSILNSDYNSNGILNKGGVLGLVKEYYKKSDVGR